TTCGAATTGTGTAATTCTGTCATCGGGGGGAAGTGTTTTGTTTACACGTTTGTATCCATTCAGGTACGAGGAGAGAAGCATACAGTTGGCATTGCGTGTATCATTCGAAATGAGTTGGTCAGTATTCAGTGAATTCAGTGTCTTTTTCAGCTCTGTTCGATCCTGGTTACGCCTTATGTCAAACTGACTGTCTGCAGAGCGCGGGTTCAGGGATGGTAAGAGTACCATAGCCTGTCTCATCTCATCATTCACTTCATCCCAGGTTTTAAAATCGAGGATCGCCTTTAATGTTTGCCCTGTACGTATCCTGGTAACGATCGATGTTATCACACCGGCCCCGCGTCTGAGGTAATCTCCTCCTAAATACGCGTTTACAAATGTGCTTTTACCGGACTTTGTAGTACCTACCACGGCTACGCGTACGATATCCTCAACCATCTGCTTCTCGATGAAACGACACTCTCTTTCCCAGACATTAAAGGGATTTCCGGATATGCCGGGAATCGATTTTGCTGTTGCAAAAAGAGATGAAATGTCGCGGTTGATCTGCATGAGAGATTCTTTTATCGAGTCATAGTTGATCACGGTTTCTCCTGTTCGGGGGCGTCGATTAGGCTAAGGCTAAAATCGCTAAAGTTATATCATCTTTGCTATATAAGGTTCTTTGCACGGACAAACAAGTTTGATGCACTCGTAAAAAGTCATAAAACTCCCTCTCCCTTGATGGGAGAGGATAGGGGTGAGGGTGAATGCAACGTTATTTCAGTTGCTTATATCCCCCTCCCCTTTATCCCCTCCCGCCAGGGGAGGGGAAATCCGACTTTTTACGAGTTCATCAAGTTTGTCCATGCCACCCTTTGCCGATAAGGGTATCGGTTACTACTTAGCCGAGAGTGTCTTCCGGCGATATTTTATACCCTCTCAGAAAATCGAAGATGGACATCCTTCTTTTATTTTCAAGCTGTATCTCCTCTAAATATATATATCCGTCCTGTGCCGCCACCTGAAGCCCCTTTTCCGCTTTACCGACTATCCTGCCTGCCTGCTCTGGCACATGACATTCTTCTCCTGTTGCGGAAAATATCTTCATTTTTTTTTCATTTATAAAAGTATGTGCACATGGAGATGGGTAAAGACCTCTGATGAGGTTCAGAATATCCTTGATACCGGCCTTCCAGTTTATAATACTGTCTTCTTTCTGCAGCCGGGGGGCGTAAGTTGCCAGGGAGGAGTCCTGTGGCGTCCTGGTGATTGTACCTTCTGTTATTCCTTTTACCGTTTTAAGAAGAAGCTCGGAGCCCATCTTTGATAATCTGTCATGGAGCTTGTCAAATGTCTCATCAGATTCTACCGGTGTCTCTTCCTGAAGCAGGATATCTCCCGTATCCATCCCCTCATCCATTAAAATTGTCGTAATTCCTGTCGTCTCTTCACCCCGTATGAGGGTCCAGTTGATCGGCGCGGCCCCCCTGTACTTAGGGAGCAGTGAGGGATGTACATTGATGCAGCCCATTTCGGGGAATTCAATGATCTCCCCGGGAAGTATCTGGCCGAATGCGACGAGTACCACCATATCGGGAGCAAGTTCTCTGAAAGTGTCCAGAAATTCTTTATCTCTGACTTTATCGGGTTGGAATACAGGGAGATTATACTTCTCGGCAGTGATCTTGACCGGGGGTGGAACATATTTTCTTCCTCTTCCCTTGGGCCTGTCGGGCTGGGTGACAACCCCGATAATGGGACAACCATTTTTTGCCAGTATTTCGAGGGATGGGATGGCGAATTTCGGCGTTCCCATAAATACAATCTTTGGTTTCATGTGACGCTTTCCGGTTTTAGATAATAATTTGGTCTGTTTTCACCAAAAGGGTGTATATAAACGCCGCGATCATAACCTTTACCGGGTTATTCTTTTTCCAGATATGCGTAAGCGCTGTGGTTATGTATACTTTCGAAATTTTCCGCCTCTATGCTGTACCAGGTGAAATTGTCATCCCTGTTCAGTCGTTCCGCTATGCTTCTCACAACATCTTCAACGAACATCGGGTTTTCATATCCCTTTTCGGTAACATACTTTTCATCTATTCTCTTAAGCAGGGAATAGACCTGACCACTGGCGGAGTCTTCTATCAACCTGATAACGTCTTCTATCCAGAAGAATTTGTTGAATCTAACTTTTACATTTACAATGCTTCTCTGATTATGGGCGCCCATATTACTTACCTCTTTTGAGCATGGACATACCGTAGTAACCGGCACTATGATACCAACCATAAAATCATTCTTTTTGCCGTTATTTTCTCCGCAGAACTGACATTTGTATTCCATGAGACTTTTTGCCCCCGATACGGGGGCGGCTTTTTCGATGAAGTAGGGGAATTCAATCTCCATGTGTGCCGACTGTGCATCCAGTTTTTCTCTTACCTTCTCGAGTATTATCTGGAATGTTTTGATATTGATTTGCCCCCTGTATTCATTTAACACCTCGATAAAACGGCTCATATGTGTCCCTTTGAATTGACGGGGCAAGTTTACATACATATTGATAGTTGCATTGACGTGTTGTGTGCCATTGGCCTGATCAAGAACTATTACGGGGTATTTAATCCCCTTAACACCAACCTTTTTTATGTCTATATTTCTGGAATCTTTCTGATTCTGAACATCAACCATTATTCTTCTCCGTTGTAGGAAACCCTTGCATTCTCCGATTCCCAGACCGTTATCAGGGATACATTTATTTTTCTGGAACTTACTTTTTCATAAATCATGTCATAAATGTACTTCGCTA
This portion of the Syntrophales bacterium genome encodes:
- the fmt gene encoding methionyl-tRNA formyltransferase, with the translated sequence MKPKIVFMGTPKFAIPSLEILAKNGCPIIGVVTQPDRPKGRGRKYVPPPVKITAEKYNLPVFQPDKVRDKEFLDTFRELAPDMVVLVAFGQILPGEIIEFPEMGCINVHPSLLPKYRGAAPINWTLIRGEETTGITTILMDEGMDTGDILLQEETPVESDETFDKLHDRLSKMGSELLLKTVKGITEGTITRTPQDSSLATYAPRLQKEDSIINWKAGIKDILNLIRGLYPSPCAHTFINEKKMKIFSATGEECHVPEQAGRIVGKAEKGLQVAAQDGYIYLEEIQLENKRRMSIFDFLRGYKISPEDTLG
- the folE2 gene encoding GTP cyclohydrolase FolE2: MVDVQNQKDSRNIDIKKVGVKGIKYPVIVLDQANGTQHVNATINMYVNLPRQFKGTHMSRFIEVLNEYRGQINIKTFQIILEKVREKLDAQSAHMEIEFPYFIEKAAPVSGAKSLMEYKCQFCGENNGKKNDFMVGIIVPVTTVCPCSKEVSNMGAHNQRSIVNVKVRFNKFFWIEDVIRLIEDSASGQVYSLLKRIDEKYVTEKGYENPMFVEDVVRSIAERLNRDDNFTWYSIEAENFESIHNHSAYAYLEKE